The genomic segment GAGCCACTCACCGCGTGCGCCTTCACTGTCAGCGCGTGCTCGAGATCACCGGTGCCGAGCACCTTCACGCGCCCGCGCGCACTGTTCTTGATGAGCCGGGCGCGCACGAGGCTCTCCGGATCGACGACGGCGTTGGCGGCGAAGCGCGCCAGCGACTTGAGATTGACGATGGCCCACTCGGTCTTGCCGCCGTAGGGCAGGAAGCCGCGCTTGGGCAACCGCCGGAAGAGCGGCATCTGCCCGCCCTCGAATCCGGGGCGCACGCCGCCGCCGGAGCGCGCCTTCTGGCCCTT from the Candidatus Methylomirabilota bacterium genome contains:
- the rplO gene encoding 50S ribosomal protein L15 — protein: KGQKARSGGGVRPGFEGGQMPLFRRLPKRGFLPYGGKTEWAIVNLKSLARFAANAVVDPESLVRARLIKNSARGRVKVLGTGDLEHALTVKAHAVSGSARTKIEAKGGRVEVLAE